The following are from one region of the Heliangelus exortis chromosome 29, bHelExo1.hap1, whole genome shotgun sequence genome:
- the SLC35B1 gene encoding solute carrier family 35 member B1, whose amino-acid sequence MRQPAPPAAALRDAVLEVSPALSGHSPAMANTGNAAALPERLRLPVCFLGVFACYFYYGILQESITRGRYGEGAKQEKFKYALTLVFIQCVINAAFAKLLIHFFDSVKADRTRGWLYASCSLSYLGAMVSSNSALQFVSYPTQVLGKSCKPIPVMLLGVTLLRKKYPPAKYLCVLLIVAGVALFLYKPKKGVGSDEHIFGYGELLLLLSLTLDGLTGVSQDHMRAHYQTGSNHMMLNVNLWSTLFLGAGILFTGELWEFLSFTERYPSIIYNILLFGLTSALGQSFIFMTVVYFGPLTCSIITTTRKFFTILASVILFANPISTMQWVGTILVFLGLGLDAKFGKVVKKTSH is encoded by the exons ATGAGGCAGCCCGCTCCGCCGGCCGCCGCGCTGCGGGATGCGGTGCTGGAGGTGTCCCCGGCGCTGAGCGGCCACAGCCCCGCCATGGCGAACACCGGCAACGCCGCCGCGCTGCCCGAGCGCCTCCGCCTGCCCGTCTGCTTCCTCGGCGTCTTCGCCTGCTACTTCTACTACGGCATCCTGCAGGAGAGCAT CACTCGGGGCCGGTACGGAGAGGGCGCCAAGCAGGAGAAGTTCAAGTACGCCCTGACCCTGGTGTTCATCCAGTGCGTGATCAACGCCGCCTTCGCCAAACTCC tGATCCATTTCTTCGACTCGGTCAAGGCTGACCGCACCCGGGGCTGGCTCTatgcctcctgctccctctcctaCCTGGGGGCCATGGTTTCCAGCAACTCAGCACTGCAGTTTGTCAGTTACCCCACCCAG gttCTTGGCAAATCCTGTAAGCCCATCCCAG TCATGCTTCTAGGGGTGACTTTGCTGCGGAAGAAGTATCCCCCAGCCAAGTATCTCTGCGTCCTCTTGATAGTTGCAGGCGTGGCCCTGTTCCTCTACAAACCCAAGAAGGGGGTGGGCAGTGATGAGCACATCTTTGGCTATGGAGAGCTCCTCCTG ctgctgtctctgacCTTGGATGGGCTGACTGGTGTCTCTCAGGACCACATGAGAGCTCACTACCAGACAGGTTCCAACCACATGATGCTGAATGTTAACCTCTGGTCCACCTTGTTCCTGGGGGCTG GGATCCTCTTCACTGGAGAGCTCTGGGAGTTCTTGAGTTTTACAGAACGTTACCCCAGCATCATTTACAACATCCTCCTGTTTGGCCTGACGAGTGCCCTGGGTCAG AGTTTTATCTTCATGACTGTGGTATACTTCGGGCCTCTGACCTGTtccatcatcaccaccacccGCAAGTTCTTCACCATTTTAGCCTCTGTCATTCTGTTTGCCAATCCCATCAGCACCATGCAGTGGGTGGGAACCATCCTGGTGTTTTTGG GACTGGGACTCGATGCCAAATTTGGAAAGGTAGTGAAGAAGACATCACATTGA